In Fusarium fujikuroi IMI 58289 draft genome, chromosome FFUJ_chr02, the genomic stretch TCAAAAGATTTGGTAGCTCACGAGGAGTTTATCATGACGCGCGCCGGGATAACCTTGGTTATTGAGGTGGAGGGCAAAAAAGACCCGAACAGGCTTGGATTTGGGCTTGGGAGGCTTCTGATCCGAGACGCTAATGTGGGCAAAGGcaggattggatggatggcaTCCCTCTGTAATTGGCTCATGCGACACTTATGCCACAGCGCTGGAACTGCTGGAATGATCGCTGGGGGCTGCGAGGATAGTGGCGCACAGGTGAAGCTGTGCCCTGTAAGGTGTTTTAAAATGCCCTCCACTTCCGGTGACGTTCAAGGCCGAGCTCGACCACTTCCCCGAGCTTACCCCTCCATGCTCAATTTTATTGTGCCGCAGGAAGTGGgaggaagggaagggaaatGCCGGCTCTAGTTCCGCCCATGCCCTCCCCCTTTGGGCTCTTGCCGACCATCTCATGGGCTGCAATCTTTTAACGAGTTGGTAAGGTACAGAGCTCCAGCCTTTCCGTGCCCGCTTTATGCTACCAACTAATGGGTATAGGTGGTGATTAACCCTTCGGTACTTCAACATTGACTTTGTACGACGACTCATAACCCGAATTCTGTCTTTTACGAGACCTGGATCCAATCTTTGGATCATTCAGGTCAATACATACACCTCAGAAGCGCATCTCCAAGGCGTTCGattactttctttttattttattttaatcaGAATCACTATGGATACCGTTATCAACATGGCCGATGCCGCACACGCACTGGATCTGGCCCGAATCCGATTCCAACTTATGTATGAGCTGCTCCCGGCTCCCCGTACCATCTATCTTGCCATTGAGCACCCAGACTGACAATGGTAGTCGTCTTGAGGACACAATCACCTTCCATCTGATCGAGAGAGTGCAATTCGCATTGAATGGTGTAAGTGGGATTAGAACGCCTCATGCAAACCCCGGTCCAGCCGAACGATCCCAGATCGCATAATAACGATAATTAATCATGTCATCATTCTAGACGATCTACATTCCTGGAGCTGTCGAATTGCCTGAAGCGAACCTGAGCTTCCTCGACTGGTATTTTCGCGAGCAGGAGAAGCTACAATCCCTTATCCGACGCTTCGAGTCGCCTGACGAATATCCTTTCTTCCCTGATGCATTGCAAAGCCCAATACTCAAGCCTCTCAACTACCCCAAGATCTTGCATGAGAACAGCGTCAATGTgaacgacaagatcaagaaatTCTATACGGAAAAGTTCCTCCCCGCAGTTTGCCCCGATTTCGGACGCGAGGAGCGGGGTGAGTCTCAAGAAAACTACGGCTCAACCGCAACTTGCGATATTGCTTGTCTGCAAGCTCTATCACGACGCATTCACTTCGGCAAGTTTGTCGCAGAGTCCAAATTCCGGTCGGACGAGGAAAAGTATATTCGGCTtatcaaggctgaagatCGGGAGGGCATCGCTGAATCCATCACTAATGCAGcagtggagaagaaggtcctTGAGCGACTACGACTCAAGGCTCTGACATACGGCAAGGACCCCTCCATCCCCGACGGAACCGAGGGAGCGGCGAAAATCGATGTTGACGCTGTTGTTTCAATGTACAAGGACTTTGTTATCCCATTAACCAAGGAAGTTGAGGTGGAATACTTGATGCAAAGACTAGAACCAAGTGCCTGAGCTTCATTTCATCTATTGCGCCGCACTGAGATATTCATTAACAGCTTTGACTGCCCCTGGGAACTTGCTCGCCTCGATAAGAATCATGTGCCCGTGCGCCTTAACACCCATTTCTTGAAATGCCCGTTTACTGTCTGCCGCCGACTCGTCCTCTTTTGTGTAATTGAAATTGCCGTGCGCTACCGCGTGTTTTTGCAGCACCTCGTCCTCCATGTGGAAATAATAAATGCCGGCCTCCTCCTTTGCCTTTTTGCGCTTCTGATTCTCGACATCCAACTTAGATTCGAGTTCCTGGTATGTCTTGGACAATATCAAGTAGTGGGTGAAATCGTAGGGTTCCTTGTCCTCCacagcagcctcaacctcgtcGATGAGCATTGAATATAGCGGTGGGGCCAGCTCAGAAGGCATGTTAATAAGGCGTTCAGAGAACACAAGTCCCACGTGTTTTCCACTTTTGAGAACTTCGGCAATGGGTGCCAGTGGCGAGCTACTCTGCGCCTTCTCGATTAGGTATTTGATGATATCGTTCATGGGCTCCTTTTCCTGGTGGACAACCGTGTTAAGAATCGTGAGCATAGCGTAGGCATCAGTAGCCTTTCCGTCAACCTTGATGGTAGAACCAATGGTGGGTTGCGAGAGAACGAGATCGGCGAGGGCAGACATGTTGAAGAGATTCGCATCAACATCGAATAGTTGTCGCAAGAGAGTCTTGGTGCCGTGGAAGTCGACCTCGGGGTCAAAGTTGAACCACTCAAAATCAACGTCGACCATATCGAAGTCCTTTGGTGCAGTCAGTAGGATGTGCATGCAACTTTGAAAGCATCTTGCCTACCTCGTCATCAGAACCGTCCTCGTCCATTTTGTCGACATCAGCCGGTGGGACATCCTTGCCCTCTTCGCGCGCTCGCTTCTTACCCATTTTTGAATATTAGAAGGGTGTCGATTTGGAAGGGTTTGATGTTAGAACGAATGTAAGAAGACTGAGAAGGTCAATTGAGTTACTGGCGCAAAAAAAGTATAAGTTGGCAAAGTTTCACCAGTGATGTTGAGCCAAAACATTTTCTAGGCCCCTCATCACTAACAACTTTTTGGGgcgctgataagataagagtAACTAAGGTACCCAGGCTGTAGTGGGAGCTTCCCTCGAGAGAGCAATGGCCGGGCATGGATGCCAGCCAGGTGTCATGGGCCCAGGTAAGGcaggtacctaggtagtaagTAAGCTCCCCAGCCTAAGGTAGACGGGAATGGCTGCAACCTGCCGGAAGAGAAACGCCTCAGACGGTGAATGGCGAGAATAAGCTACCTCATATCTGGGGCGACTTCTGTTCATAGAATTTTGAGGCGTAAGGTACTCATTAAGACAATGAGTTTCGAGGGTTGCAGGAAGAGAGGAAGTACaagtataaattactattgTCGTGCTAACAATCCATTAAAGTGCCCATCAGGTTGGATCTGGGCAGCTCCCGTCCTCGCCCGCTCAATTTGGTACTCGTACTCCACCTCCATCTTGCTCGCTACCCCCGTCCGTCCCTGCCGACCACCGACTGGACTTAGTTCAAGCGCGCGCTGAACCAACGCAACGTCAttcctccagcttctctctctcaacaacaatcgCCCAACGAACACAATCGCCAAATCCTATCGTTGATATTTCATTTGCGATGGACTACAGCTCCACGATCCACGACGTGGAGGATCCCGCAGGCGATTCACCATGGGGCAACTCCCCTGTGTCGTCTCCATCGCGAAACAACATTGCTGCCTTCAATCCCGCCTCAGCTGATGCTCCTCCTCCCTTTCGCTACAACACACAATCCTCGAATGGCCTGTCTCAGGACCAGCCTGCGTCTCAGTCTGAAGAATTCCAGCGTCCAGGGACTGCGACTACAGCCTCTGGCACTGAAGATGGTACTGAGGCTTCAGGTACACTGAACACCTCAGAGGCGCAGTCGCAATCCACAGCCGCTGAACCGTCAGCGGGGGAGGACGGACAATCTCAAGCACATAGCCAGCAACACAGCCAGGCTGGTGCGCCGGATTCACAGTCTGGACAGGAACAGCACCCCCCCAAACCGGCTGGGCCTCAGTATCGACTCCAAGCCAAGATTACGGGACTCGAACGCACTGGCAAGAAGGATCCCATCCTCCGATTCGATGTTCACGTACGATTTCTGAGTTCTTTTTATACCTCCACGAGGGACTGACAAGTCACAGACTAACATTCCCCGCTTTCGAACAACTCAATTCCGAGATGTTCGCCGTCTACACTCCGAGTTTGTCAAACTCGCCGATCATCTGATATCTGCGAATCCAGAGGTGTTTGTCCCCGCGGTCCCGCCGCCTCTGACCTCCGCTGGAGCTGGGAcagacgaggacgagattCGGGTCAAGGCCCTGATGCAGCGGTGGTTGAACTACGTTTGCGGTAACGAAATCCTGATGCGGGACGACGAGATGGTGCTCTTTGTGGAGAGTGACTTTGGTTATAGCCCcatggtgaagaagaagcagccagCGACAGGCGTCCGCAGAAAGATTTTGAAGCAGTTCGCTCCACCCCCTGATGATACCCCCGAGCTTGCGGACGCACGTCCAACCGTCAAGCTCTTTTATCTTGGTAGCATGGATGCCGGACACAAGGTTGATAAGTTGGTGAAGGCCAGGAGGGGTAAGCTTCTAAAAACCGCACAAATCCAGCATGCTGAACATCTTTAGGACTTGGCCTCTCCGAAGCCGATTATGGTGCTAAACTCACAAGTATGCATGTCCAGGAACCCCATCCTGGTTTGGCAAATGCATATCGAAAGCTGGGTAAAGTCGTCCAGACCGTCGGCGACTATCATGCTGCCCAAGCGACAGCAGAGGCTACAACTATTGGCGACCCATTCCAATATCACTCACAAGACGCTTTCATTGTCAAGGAGTCGCTTACCAACCGTCAGATTCTGATTCGCGAATTCCTACAAGCTCAGGAAGCTACCCGTAGCAAGCTCAATGCGGCTGATCGCCTCAAGGCCAGTTCGAGTGTTCGCCGCGAAAAGGTGGACGAGGCCATCACGGCATTGGATGATGCTCGCCAGCACGAGACCTACTTGTACAACAAGACTAACCGTGTCACCCAAAACTTGGTCCAGGAGCGTCGTAAGTGGTTCTCGAGAACTTCTGCTGATCTCCGCCTGAGCATTAGGGAATATGTGCTCAGAGAGATTGAAGCCGAGAGGCGGACTCTGGCCCTGCTGGAGACGGTCCGACCGGATATCCGATCAATTGACGCCTCCGGTGGATTGAGCCGATTGGGTCGTGAGTCACATCCTACCGTGCGTCGATCAAGTCTCGCAGCCAGTCAAGGCCCCAAGGGTGACTCTTGGAGTGGCGTTCCTCGCCGTTCAGATGCCACGGGTCGCAGCGTATCAGGCAGTCTCATCAGCAAGGTGTCGGAGGAAGGCGAGAGCGAAGAGAGCACCGAGGCAGCTCAAGGGCGACAGACGGGGGGCCGTGCCGGCCTTAAGGGTGTCAGcgaagaggatgacgaggatcgTGTGGATGCCAGGAATGCTGCGAGCCGGCTGGCGGCCAGCACCTTctaagcagcagcagcaacgaGTGCACTATGTGGATGATGAATAAGGGGCTTGCATCAGATTCCCTCCTCTTTTCGATAGCATTGCTCTGAGCCTGGTGTCATATGTAAAACTGGTTTTCTTAATCGCTGCGTTTGTGATCTTCTATTAGTCTCAGGCCTCATGAGTTTATGCCAAACGCCATGGTGTGTATGGAAATGCCGTGTAACAGCAGCACTATGCTTTTGATAATGTCATTGCGCTGCCGGAACCTCAGTGTCATTTATCACCATCGTTCGATCTTGAAGGGATGGCGGTGTACAGAGTTGGTGGGTTGGTTACAAGGAAGACTGCACATCTCCCAGCTCCCGATTGTGGAGGATGCGACGTGATGACTGGCTTATCAAGTTAAAGCTGTGATAAAGACTCATTAGAGAGTTGTTCATGATCGCAAATGAGGTCCGAGGAGTATGCTTCATCGTTCACATGAGCCTATGTCCTCATGTTGAGGAAGTCAATGATAGATAAGATATTTCGAGTTTATTGGATATACCTCGTCTGATGCTGAAATCCGGTCTGGATGGCCCTGACTATAATCTTGACCGAGGTCAAGCTGCAGAAAACACCTTACGCCATGTAACGGTCGCACAGAACATCTGTTCGAGACTCTGGAGGTGGTATGTAGATTGCATTTCTATGATGATTATGGCGAAACCTGCTGTGCACATATGCTGTGTCACCCTGAAAGCATTGGGAGCGATGGCATAACTAAGCTCTCAACCTCAGTCGAATAGCATATCCCGTCAATCTTGCATGAACAAGACTGTCAGCGACGCCCAAAATCGAACCAACCAGTCTTGCAGGCCCCAATGGTTGTCGGACCGCACCCATAGGGCTGTTTCTAAACGAAGGCCTCAAGCGGAGGATTGAGACTGGCATCCTATCAAATACTGCC encodes the following:
- a CDS encoding Protein BCP1; the protein is MGKKRAREEGKDVPPADVDKMDEDGSDDEDFDMVDVDFEWFNFDPEVDFHGTKTLLRQLFDVDANLFNMSALADLVLSQPTIGSTIKVDGKATDAYAMLTILNTVVHQEKEPMNDIIKYLIEKAQSSSPLAPIAEVLKSGKHVGLVFSERLINMPSELAPPLYSMLIDEVEAAVEDKEPYDFTHYLILSKTYQELESKLDVENQKRKKAKEEAGIYYFHMEDEVLQKHAVAHGNFNYTKEDESAADSKRAFQEMGVKAHGHMILIEASKFPGAVKAVNEYLSAAQ
- a CDS encoding related to vacuolar protein sorting-associated protein, producing MDYSSTIHDVEDPAGDSPWGNSPVSSPSRNNIAAFNPASADAPPPFRYNTQSSNGLSQDQPASQSEEFQRPGTATTASGTEDGTEASGTLNTSEAQSQSTAAEPSAGEDGQSQAHSQQHSQAGAPDSQSGQEQHPPKPAGPQYRLQAKITGLERTGKKDPILRFDVHTNIPRFRTTQFRDVRRLHSEFVKLADHLISANPEVFVPAVPPPLTSAGAGTDEDEIRVKALMQRWLNYVCGNEILMRDDEMVLFVESDFGYSPMVKKKQPATGVRRKILKQFAPPPDDTPELADARPTVKLFYLGSMDAGHKVDKLVKARRGLGLSEADYGAKLTSMHVQEPHPGLANAYRKLGKVVQTVGDYHAAQATAEATTIGDPFQYHSQDAFIVKESLTNRQILIREFLQAQEATRSKLNAADRLKASSSVRREKVDEAITALDDARQHETYLYNKTNRVTQNLVQERRKWFSRTSADLRLSIREYVLREIEAERRTLALLETVRPDIRSIDASGGLSRLGRESHPTVRRSSLAASQGPKGDSWSGVPRRSDATGRSVSGSLISKVSEEGESEESTEAAQGRQTGGRAGLKGVSEEDDEDRVDARNAASRLAASTF
- a CDS encoding probable chorismate mutase — encoded protein: MDTVINMADAAHALDLARIRFQLIRLEDTITFHLIERVQFALNGTIYIPGAVELPEANLSFLDWYFREQEKLQSLIRRFESPDEYPFFPDALQSPILKPLNYPKILHENSVNVNDKIKKFYTEKFLPAVCPDFGREERGESQENYGSTATCDIACLQALSRRIHFGKFVAESKFRSDEEKYIRLIKAEDREGIAESITNAAVEKKVLERLRLKALTYGKDPSIPDGTEGAAKIDVDAVVSMYKDFVIPLTKEVEVEYLMQRLEPSA